The window TACCGTCGTGGTGAGGTGGTTGCTGATTTGAAGGTTGTGGGTGAAACAGACCGCACTGGTACGACTGTGCATTTCACACCAGATCCAGAAATCTTTACGGAAACGACGGAATTCGAGTTTGCTAAATTAAATAAACGCATCCAAGAACTAGCCTTCCTAAACCGCGGTTTAAATCTTTCGATTACAGACAAGCGTGAGGGAATGGAACAAACCAAGGAATATCACTATGAGGGTGGTATTGCCTCCTATGTGGAATACCTCAATGAGAACAAGGATGTTATCTTTGAAACACCTATTTACACAGAGGGTGAAATGGATGACATCACAGTCGAAGTAGCTATGCAATACACGACTAGCTACCATGAAAATGTGGTTAGCTTTGCTAACAATATCCACACCCATGAAGGCGGTACCCACGAACAAGGTTTCCGTACAGCTCTGACGCGTGTCATCAACGACTATGCTAAGAAGAATAAAATTCTCAAGGAAAATGATGACAACCTAACGGGTGAGGATGTGCGTGAAGGTCTGACAGCGGTTATCTCAGTCAAACACCCTGGTCCTCAGTTTGAAGGACAAACCAAGACCAAGCTTGGAAATAGTGAAGTTGTTAAAATTACTAACCGTTTGTTCTCAGATGCATTTTCAGAATTCCTTTTGGAGCATCCTCAGATTGCTCGTCGGATTGTGGACAAGGGGATTGTAGCGGCCAAGGCGCGGATTGCTGCCAAACGGGCGCGTGAGGTCACTCGCAAGAAGTCAGGTCTTGAAATTTCTAACCTGCCAGGCAAGTTGGCAGACTGTTCATCAAATGATGCGACTAAGACAGAGCTCTTCATCGTGGAGGGGGATTCTGCGGGAGGTTCAGCAAAATCTGGTCGTGACCGTGAGTTTCAGGCTATTTTGCCAATTCGTGGTAAGATTTTGAACGTGGAAAAGGCCAGCATGGATAAGATTTTGGCCAACGAGGAAATCCGCAGCTTGTTTACAGCTATGG is drawn from Streptococcus sp. 29892 and contains these coding sequences:
- the gyrB gene encoding DNA topoisomerase (ATP-hydrolyzing) subunit B gives rise to the protein MTEEIKDLQEKAQEYDASQIQVLEGLEAVRMRPGMYIGTTSKEGLHHLVWEIVDNSIDEALAGFASKIEVYIEPDNSITVVDNGRGIPVDIQEKTGRPAVETVFTVLHAGGKFGGGGYKVSGGLHGVGSSVVNALSTQLDVHVYKNGQVYFQEYRRGEVVADLKVVGETDRTGTTVHFTPDPEIFTETTEFEFAKLNKRIQELAFLNRGLNLSITDKREGMEQTKEYHYEGGIASYVEYLNENKDVIFETPIYTEGEMDDITVEVAMQYTTSYHENVVSFANNIHTHEGGTHEQGFRTALTRVINDYAKKNKILKENDDNLTGEDVREGLTAVISVKHPGPQFEGQTKTKLGNSEVVKITNRLFSDAFSEFLLEHPQIARRIVDKGIVAAKARIAAKRAREVTRKKSGLEISNLPGKLADCSSNDATKTELFIVEGDSAGGSAKSGRDREFQAILPIRGKILNVEKASMDKILANEEIRSLFTAMGTGFGADFDVEKARYQKLVIMTDADVDGAHIRTLLLTLFYRYMRPIVEAGYVYIAQPPIYGVKVGSEIKEYIQPGANQEQELQEALERHSTGRSKPTIQRYKGLGEMDDHQLWETTMNPENRLMARVSVDDAAEADKIFDMLMGDKVEPRREFIEENAVYSTLDI